The Gammaproteobacteria bacterium genome has a segment encoding these proteins:
- a CDS encoding dipeptide ABC transporter ATP-binding protein: MADTGPDDGVLRGGAADGTVTGTASAPLLEVRDLKKHFPVRGGLFRRVVAQVRAVDGVSFAIRPGRTLGLVGESGCGKSTLGRAILRLHEPSSGEVRLEGEDITALSRRELRLRRRRMQIVFQDPYASLNPRRTVGQAIREPLDVHRIGTHAERARRVEELLDVVGMSRAAQDRYPHEFSGGQRQRVGIARALALHPAFIVADEPVSALDVSVQSQVLNLVGRLQREHGIAFLFISHDLAVIQHVSDDIAVMYLGKIVEMAPATEVYRNPRHPYTKALLSAVPVPDPARRRTRIVLPGDIPSPANPPPGCPFHPRCPEAIARCRSDVPSLAGVGRPAERHLAACHVAAQDRPIA; this comes from the coding sequence ATGGCTGATACCGGGCCTGATGATGGAGTGCTGCGGGGCGGTGCTGCCGACGGCACCGTGACCGGCACGGCCAGCGCGCCGCTCCTCGAGGTCCGCGACCTGAAGAAGCATTTTCCGGTCCGCGGCGGGTTGTTCCGCCGCGTCGTGGCCCAGGTCCGGGCCGTCGACGGTGTGAGTTTTGCCATCCGCCCGGGCCGTACGCTCGGCCTGGTCGGGGAATCCGGCTGCGGCAAGTCCACGCTCGGACGCGCCATCCTGCGCCTGCACGAGCCGAGCAGTGGCGAGGTGCGCCTGGAGGGGGAGGACATCACGGCATTGTCGCGACGGGAATTACGGCTGCGCCGGCGCCGCATGCAGATCGTGTTCCAGGACCCGTACGCGTCGCTCAATCCGCGCCGGACTGTCGGCCAGGCCATCCGGGAGCCGCTCGACGTCCACCGCATCGGGACGCACGCCGAGCGCGCGCGCCGGGTCGAGGAACTGCTCGATGTGGTCGGCATGAGCCGCGCGGCGCAGGATCGCTATCCGCACGAATTCTCCGGCGGCCAGCGCCAGCGGGTCGGCATCGCCCGGGCGCTCGCGCTGCACCCGGCGTTCATCGTGGCCGACGAGCCGGTCTCCGCGCTGGATGTTTCCGTGCAGAGCCAGGTGCTGAACCTGGTCGGGCGGCTGCAGCGCGAGCATGGCATCGCGTTCCTGTTCATTTCGCACGATCTGGCGGTCATCCAGCACGTGAGCGACGACATTGCCGTCATGTATCTCGGCAAGATCGTGGAAATGGCCCCCGCGACCGAGGTCTATCGCAACCCGCGGCATCCCTACACGAAGGCGCTGCTCTCCGCGGTGCCGGTGCCGGACCCGGCGCGCCGGCGCACGCGCATCGTCCTGCCCGGCGACATCCCTTCGCCGGCGAATCCGCCGCCGGGCTGTCCCTTCCATCCACGGTGCCCGGAGGCAATCGCGCGTTGCCGGAGCGACGTCCCGTCGCTGGCTGGCGTTGGCCGCCCGGCGGAGCGGCATCTCGCAGCCTGCCACGTAGCCGCCCAGGACAGACCGATCGCTTAG
- a CDS encoding ABC transporter ATP-binding protein yields MPLLSVRDLAVEFRTMDGVARAVDRISFDVFPSETLALVGESGCGKTVTGLSLLRLVPSPPGRYAGGEIRLEGRDLLRLAESEMRAIRGRDVAMIFQEPMTALNPVFTIGSQMTDVLRRHKGLSLRQAKEEAAGLLGRVGIPEPARRLGEYPHQLSGGQRQRVMIAMALSCRPKLLVADEPTTALDVTTQAQVLEEIRDLQQELRMAMILVTHDLGVVAETCARAIVMYCGVIVEVARTARLFAQPRHPYTAGLLNAVPRIRDEKLPALPVIPGRVADLLHLPPGCRFAERCPRVTAECRAVEPPLTATGDGGLVACYHPHG; encoded by the coding sequence GTGCCGTTGCTGTCCGTGCGCGACCTGGCGGTGGAGTTTCGCACCATGGACGGCGTTGCACGCGCCGTCGACCGGATCAGCTTCGATGTCTTCCCGTCCGAGACGCTGGCGCTGGTGGGGGAGTCGGGCTGCGGCAAGACGGTGACGGGGCTTTCCCTGCTGCGCCTCGTGCCGAGTCCGCCGGGCCGCTACGCGGGTGGCGAGATCCGGCTCGAAGGCCGTGATCTGCTCCGACTCGCGGAGAGCGAGATGCGCGCAATCCGTGGCCGCGACGTGGCGATGATCTTCCAGGAGCCCATGACCGCGCTGAACCCGGTTTTCACCATCGGCAGCCAGATGACCGACGTGCTCCGCCGCCACAAGGGACTCTCACTGCGGCAGGCGAAGGAGGAAGCGGCCGGTCTGCTCGGCCGGGTCGGGATTCCCGAACCGGCGCGGCGACTCGGCGAGTATCCGCATCAGCTCTCCGGCGGGCAACGCCAGCGGGTGATGATTGCCATGGCGCTGTCCTGCCGGCCGAAGCTGCTGGTCGCAGACGAGCCGACCACGGCGCTCGACGTGACCACGCAGGCCCAGGTGCTCGAGGAGATTCGCGACCTGCAGCAGGAGCTGCGCATGGCGATGATCCTCGTCACGCACGATCTCGGCGTCGTGGCCGAAACCTGCGCGCGCGCCATCGTGATGTACTGCGGCGTCATCGTGGAGGTTGCCCGCACCGCGCGTCTGTTCGCGCAGCCGCGTCACCCCTATACCGCGGGACTGTTGAACGCGGTTCCCCGCATCCGCGACGAGAAACTCCCCGCACTGCCGGTGATTCCCGGGCGCGTTGCCGACCTGCTGCACCTGCCCCCGGGATGCCGGTTCGCCGAGCGCTGCCCGCGCGTCACCGCCGAGTGCCGCGCGGTCGAGCCGCCGCTCACTGCCACCGGGGACGGCGGCCTGGTCGCCTGTTATCACCCCCATGGCTGA
- a CDS encoding ABC transporter permease, with product MSAVATAGNARAAPGRRASLWSKALGKFCRDRTGMAGFAVVLVYFLAAVGVWLGWWATEWADISGEKWGPVSAQHWFGTNIIGQDIFQRGLYSVATAFEVGLVVAVMVVTVGALLGAVSGYFAATWVDEIVLWLMGVIDAMPFYLLVAAIAFALADYPYSMHVAMISTFWTSTGRYVRGEVIRLRGMEFVEAARAIGVGQRLVIFRHILPNTLHILLVQMTLCFVDAIKAEVVLSFLGLGVKDGMSWGLMIAESTLEFLAGHFNNLIVASLMLFMLVYAFNMFADALQDALDPKLVA from the coding sequence ATGAGCGCCGTCGCCACGGCCGGCAACGCTCGCGCAGCACCGGGGCGCCGCGCCTCGCTCTGGAGCAAGGCGCTCGGGAAGTTCTGCCGCGACCGGACGGGGATGGCCGGGTTCGCGGTGGTGCTCGTGTATTTCCTGGCCGCGGTCGGTGTCTGGCTTGGCTGGTGGGCCACGGAATGGGCCGACATCAGCGGCGAGAAGTGGGGCCCGGTATCGGCGCAGCACTGGTTCGGGACCAACATCATCGGGCAGGACATCTTCCAGCGCGGTCTCTACAGCGTTGCCACTGCGTTCGAGGTTGGCCTGGTCGTGGCGGTGATGGTCGTGACGGTCGGTGCCCTGCTCGGTGCCGTGAGTGGTTACTTCGCCGCCACCTGGGTCGACGAGATCGTGCTGTGGCTCATGGGCGTGATCGATGCCATGCCGTTCTACCTGCTGGTTGCCGCGATTGCGTTCGCGCTCGCCGACTATCCGTATTCGATGCATGTCGCCATGATTTCGACGTTCTGGACCAGCACCGGCCGCTACGTGCGCGGCGAGGTCATCCGGCTGCGCGGCATGGAATTCGTCGAGGCGGCCCGGGCCATCGGTGTCGGCCAGCGCCTGGTGATCTTCCGACACATCCTGCCCAACACGCTGCACATCCTGCTGGTGCAGATGACGCTGTGTTTCGTCGACGCCATCAAGGCGGAGGTCGTCCTGTCGTTCCTTGGCCTCGGCGTGAAGGACGGCATGAGCTGGGGCCTGATGATCGCCGAGAGCACGCTGGAGTTTCTCGCCGGGCACTTCAACAACCTGATCGTCGCCTCGCTGATGTTGTTCATGCTGGTGTACGCCTTCAACATGTTCGCCGACGCGTTGCAGGACGCGCTCGACCCGAAGCTGGTGGCCTGA
- a CDS encoding ABC transporter permease — protein sequence MEILQYGLRKLLAGVPLIIGVTLLSFTLMVYFGPDKTYELLGKNPTPAQIAEIRHELGYDRPFLTRYTEYLRQLATFDLGNSDSTGEKVTGLLARSVPISLALALPGFVLGNLLAVMLALVAAFYRSRWPDKLIMGMAVIGMSISFLIVIFAFQIWFCTSFGLDLFPVRGWAVHGPADYLRYVTVPTMAIVFVALGYNTRFYRAVIVEEMNRDHVRTARAFGTPPLRLLCRNILKNCAIPIITRVMFSIPSIVIGGSLLIETAFGIPGVGKITYEAIVSGDQPVLKAVVGLTAALFVITLLVTDILYRAVDPRVSLE from the coding sequence ATGGAAATCCTGCAGTACGGACTGCGCAAGCTCCTGGCCGGGGTGCCGCTGATCATCGGCGTGACGTTGCTCAGTTTCACGCTGATGGTCTACTTCGGGCCGGACAAGACCTATGAGCTTCTCGGCAAGAACCCCACCCCGGCGCAGATCGCAGAAATCCGCCACGAACTCGGTTACGACCGGCCGTTCCTCACGCGCTACACCGAGTACCTGCGGCAGCTCGCGACCTTCGATCTCGGCAATTCCGATTCCACCGGCGAGAAAGTGACGGGGCTGCTCGCGCGCAGCGTGCCGATCTCGCTGGCGCTGGCGCTGCCGGGCTTCGTCCTCGGCAACCTGCTCGCCGTCATGCTGGCGCTGGTGGCGGCGTTCTACCGCAGTCGGTGGCCGGACAAGCTGATCATGGGGATGGCCGTGATCGGCATGAGCATCAGCTTCCTCATCGTGATCTTCGCCTTCCAGATCTGGTTCTGCACCAGTTTCGGGCTCGATCTGTTCCCGGTGCGTGGCTGGGCGGTGCACGGGCCGGCCGACTACCTCCGTTACGTCACTGTGCCGACCATGGCGATCGTTTTCGTTGCCCTCGGCTACAACACGCGGTTCTACCGCGCCGTCATCGTCGAGGAAATGAACCGCGACCATGTGCGCACGGCACGGGCGTTCGGCACCCCGCCGCTGCGGCTGCTATGTCGCAATATCCTCAAGAACTGCGCCATCCCCATCATCACCCGCGTCATGTTCTCGATTCCCTCGATCGTCATCGGTGGCTCGTTGCTCATCGAGACCGCGTTCGGCATTCCCGGTGTCGGCAAGATCACCTATGAAGCCATCGTGAGCGGAGATCAGCCGGTGCTGAAGGCCGTCGTCGGGCTGACCGCGGCGTTGTTCGTGATCACGTTGCTGGTGACCGACATCCTCTACCGGGCGGTCGACCCGCGGGTGTCGCTCGAGTGA